From the genome of Streptomyces sp. NBC_00659, one region includes:
- a CDS encoding LuxR family transcriptional regulator, producing the protein MQTLQKKEPAKRAARRSGGLLMELVRRGAELDLLDELFASAGRTQGAAVLVTGSSGTGKSALLRAFARRAAQQGARVLSACASPAEAFLPFGVVGQLLSGTGRAARGDPYEPGGGPGALHDALRALEGSGPVVVVVDDVQHTDEPSARCLLYLCGRLAATGVLLVMSGRPHPQLPLPLAELFRHARCVPLPLTTLSPAGVADFLQAPGRGEMDCATARRLAPDWHRFSGGNPRLLCGLLADHRACEPLRPSRPVAGIAFRRAVADCLRGAGTSALHTARALAVLADQATLTLLARFLRVPERAAAAALEGLDATGLLAGGRLRHEGVRAAVLEDLSAKESGLLHARAAKVLYDDGAEPPAVAVHLVAAEADGAAGTSPAWAAPLLAEAAQHAMRSGGMHRAAQFLRTAYRAGGDEQSQGGLLETLARAEWENDPAAVLRHLPALERDLAARRLDTAQTVGAAGLLLWHGRVEPVTRACGSLAGGKSGAAERELRTALGHLCPGAVSQGGGAQADMAAEQVLESIVHGHAPAPSVAAVLSVLLHAGQTGRLGQWCALSAGADLAQSPPARRAVAAAVAAVVHVRAGAYDVGAGHAERALGLLSPGAWGVAVGMPLAAAVRAATEREAYQEAGRLVRIPVPEGMFRSRAGLHYLLARGGFLLACGRARAALGDFHLCRDLLAEWGTEAGEAVDWRGPAAQAARCLSAGGPDSDPAAVLTRAERRVAVLAADGCTNRAIAARLYVTPSTVEQHLTSVYRKLRVRSREDLAKLVGDGAQRLVRAR; encoded by the coding sequence GTGCAGACTCTCCAGAAGAAGGAGCCGGCCAAGCGCGCGGCCCGACGCTCTGGGGGGTTGTTGATGGAGCTGGTGCGGCGAGGCGCTGAACTGGATCTGCTGGACGAGCTGTTCGCGTCCGCCGGGCGGACGCAGGGCGCCGCCGTGCTCGTCACGGGCAGTTCGGGGACCGGCAAGAGCGCCCTGCTGCGTGCCTTCGCACGACGCGCCGCACAGCAGGGAGCGCGGGTGCTGAGCGCCTGCGCGTCCCCGGCCGAGGCGTTTCTGCCGTTCGGCGTGGTGGGCCAGTTGCTCAGCGGCACCGGCCGGGCCGCCCGAGGGGACCCCTACGAGCCCGGCGGCGGGCCCGGCGCACTGCACGACGCGCTGCGCGCGCTGGAGGGGAGCGGCCCCGTGGTCGTCGTGGTGGACGACGTCCAGCACACGGACGAGCCGTCGGCACGGTGCCTGCTGTATCTGTGCGGCCGGCTGGCGGCCACCGGTGTCCTGCTGGTGATGAGCGGACGCCCGCACCCGCAACTGCCGCTGCCACTGGCCGAGTTGTTCCGCCACGCCCGCTGTGTGCCCCTGCCTTTGACGACGCTCTCCCCGGCGGGGGTCGCCGACTTCCTGCAGGCCCCCGGAAGGGGGGAGATGGACTGCGCGACGGCCCGGCGGCTGGCTCCCGACTGGCACCGGTTCAGCGGGGGCAACCCACGGCTGCTGTGCGGCCTCCTCGCCGACCACCGGGCCTGCGAACCCCTGCGTCCCTCCCGGCCCGTCGCCGGCATTGCCTTTCGCCGGGCCGTCGCGGACTGCCTGCGCGGCGCGGGAACCTCCGCGCTGCACACGGCACGAGCCCTGGCCGTACTCGCCGACCAGGCGACCCTCACCCTGCTCGCCCGGTTCCTGCGGGTTCCCGAACGGGCCGCCGCCGCCGCGCTGGAGGGGCTCGATGCGACCGGGCTGCTCGCCGGGGGGCGGCTGCGCCACGAAGGGGTGCGGGCCGCGGTGCTCGAGGACCTGTCCGCCAAGGAGAGCGGCCTGCTGCACGCGCGAGCGGCCAAGGTGCTCTACGACGACGGAGCCGAACCTCCGGCCGTGGCCGTGCACCTCGTCGCCGCCGAGGCCGACGGGGCCGCGGGCACCTCACCGGCGTGGGCGGCGCCGCTGCTCGCCGAGGCGGCACAGCACGCGATGCGCTCCGGCGGGATGCACCGGGCCGCCCAGTTCCTGCGCACCGCGTACCGCGCGGGAGGGGACGAGCAGAGCCAGGGCGGCCTGCTCGAAACCCTCGCCCGGGCCGAGTGGGAGAACGACCCGGCCGCCGTCCTGCGCCACCTGCCCGCGCTGGAGCGCGACCTCGCGGCCCGGCGGCTCGATACCGCGCAGACGGTGGGGGCAGCGGGCCTGCTGCTGTGGCACGGGCGGGTGGAGCCGGTGACGCGGGCCTGCGGTTCACTCGCCGGCGGCAAGAGCGGCGCGGCCGAACGGGAGCTGAGGACCGCGCTGGGACACCTCTGCCCCGGTGCGGTGAGCCAGGGCGGCGGGGCGCAGGCGGACATGGCCGCGGAGCAGGTGCTGGAGTCGATCGTGCACGGGCACGCCCCGGCCCCTTCCGTCGCCGCGGTGCTGAGCGTGCTGCTGCACGCGGGGCAGACCGGGCGGCTCGGGCAGTGGTGCGCGCTGTCGGCCGGCGCCGACCTCGCGCAGAGCCCGCCGGCCCGGCGGGCGGTGGCTGCCGCGGTGGCCGCGGTGGTGCATGTCCGGGCGGGGGCCTACGACGTCGGGGCCGGGCACGCCGAGCGGGCGCTGGGGCTGTTGTCGCCAGGAGCGTGGGGCGTGGCGGTCGGGATGCCGCTCGCGGCGGCCGTGCGGGCGGCCACCGAGCGGGAGGCCTACCAGGAGGCGGGGCGGCTGGTGCGTATTCCGGTGCCGGAGGGGATGTTCCGGTCGCGGGCCGGGCTGCACTACCTGCTGGCCCGGGGCGGGTTCTTGCTGGCCTGCGGACGGGCTCGGGCCGCGCTCGGGGACTTTCACCTGTGCCGGGATCTGCTGGCGGAGTGGGGCACCGAGGCGGGGGAGGCGGTCGACTGGCGGGGGCCTGCCGCGCAGGCCGCGCGGTGCTTGAGCGCGGGCGGGCCGGACAGCGATCCGGCCGCCGTGCTGACGCGGGCCGAGCGCAGGGTCGCGGTGCTCGCGGCGGACGGCTGCACCAACCGGGCCATCGCCGCGCGGCTGTATGTCACGCCGAGCACGGTCGAGCAGCATCTCACCAGCGTGTACCGCAAGCTGCGGGTGCGCTCCAGGGAGGATCTGGCGAAGCTGGTCGGGGACGGTGCCCAGCGGCTCGTCCGAGCCCGGTGA
- a CDS encoding 3-hydroxyacyl-CoA dehydrogenase NAD-binding domain-containing protein, whose product MTEQTPHSPTPAPVTAPVTGIVGLGPVGEALLHLLLGAGHHVVAVDTDFDVLARVARRVKAVHGDGPEQQAVTFTCDHALLRGSSVVVEAVADTAAAKALALSRITAACPPGTTLVTTTATLSVVRLAIGAGRPADLVGLRLFTPPAPGGPAEPVLTPLAAKETAAALNALVAAAGLTPVEVGSGPAADATALVLGLLNRSVVLLDEGYATHHDIDTAMRLGCGLPAGPLETLDRIGLDTAHAALMDLWRRTGDSAFEPAPLLSRMVAAGLLGRKSGGGFYAYGETGAQLPAQAGPGPEADAAGVHRVGVLGSGAMARGIAEVAAAAGHPTVLVARSAEKADAALAAVANSLARAVRRGKTTARARSQALARLHATDDLAALAECDLVMEAVAEEPEVKRTLFRTLGRVCAPGAVLATTTSSLSVTACAEASGRPLDVVGIHFFNPAPVMRLVELVRTDTAAPRTLALARAFCLGLGKTAVECTDRTGFIVNSLLFPYLGAALALLDRPGADDTLIERTDAAVQHGFNYPMGPFALLDTIGLDVSLAIQRRLYDRFKTPEHKPSNALAELLAAGFLGRKNGRGLRTAATSR is encoded by the coding sequence ATGACCGAGCAGACCCCGCACTCCCCCACGCCCGCGCCCGTGACCGCGCCCGTGACCGGCATCGTGGGTCTGGGCCCGGTGGGCGAGGCGCTCCTGCACCTGCTGCTCGGCGCCGGCCATCACGTCGTCGCCGTCGACACGGACTTCGACGTCCTGGCGCGGGTGGCCCGGCGGGTCAAGGCCGTCCACGGTGACGGCCCCGAGCAGCAGGCCGTGACCTTCACCTGCGACCACGCGCTGCTGCGCGGGTCGTCCGTGGTCGTCGAAGCCGTAGCGGACACCGCGGCCGCCAAGGCCCTGGCCCTGAGCCGGATCACCGCCGCCTGCCCGCCCGGCACCACCCTGGTGACCACCACGGCGACGCTGTCCGTGGTCCGCCTGGCCATCGGCGCGGGGCGCCCCGCCGACCTCGTCGGGCTGCGGTTGTTCACCCCGCCCGCCCCCGGCGGCCCGGCCGAGCCGGTCCTGACGCCTCTCGCCGCGAAGGAGACCGCGGCCGCGCTGAACGCCCTGGTCGCCGCAGCCGGGCTCACCCCCGTCGAGGTCGGCTCGGGTCCTGCCGCCGACGCCACCGCCCTGGTCCTGGGGCTGCTGAACCGCTCGGTCGTCCTGCTCGACGAGGGCTACGCCACGCACCACGACATCGACACCGCGATGCGTCTGGGCTGCGGTCTGCCGGCCGGACCGCTGGAGACCCTGGACCGCATCGGCCTCGACACGGCCCACGCCGCCCTGATGGACCTGTGGCGGCGCACCGGCGACAGCGCCTTCGAGCCCGCGCCGCTGCTGAGCCGGATGGTCGCGGCCGGGCTCCTGGGCCGCAAGAGCGGCGGCGGCTTCTACGCGTACGGCGAGACGGGCGCCCAGCTCCCGGCCCAGGCCGGCCCGGGCCCTGAAGCGGACGCCGCGGGCGTGCACCGCGTCGGTGTGCTCGGCTCCGGTGCCATGGCCCGGGGCATCGCCGAGGTGGCGGCCGCGGCGGGGCACCCGACGGTGCTGGTGGCGCGGAGCGCCGAGAAGGCCGACGCGGCCCTGGCAGCCGTGGCGAACTCGCTGGCCCGCGCGGTGCGCCGGGGAAAGACCACCGCCAGGGCCAGGTCGCAGGCCCTGGCCCGTCTGCACGCCACCGACGACCTCGCGGCCCTGGCCGAGTGCGACCTGGTCATGGAGGCCGTGGCCGAGGAACCCGAGGTGAAGCGCACGCTGTTTCGGACGCTGGGCCGGGTGTGCGCGCCGGGCGCGGTACTGGCCACCACCACCTCGAGCCTGTCCGTCACCGCCTGCGCCGAGGCTTCCGGCCGCCCCCTGGACGTCGTCGGCATCCACTTCTTCAACCCGGCTCCGGTGATGCGCCTGGTGGAACTGGTCCGCACGGACACGGCCGCGCCACGCACCCTGGCCCTGGCCCGCGCCTTCTGCCTGGGCCTGGGCAAGACGGCGGTGGAGTGCACCGACCGCACCGGCTTCATCGTCAACAGCCTGCTGTTCCCCTACCTGGGCGCGGCCCTGGCCCTGCTGGACCGCCCGGGCGCGGACGACACCCTCATCGAACGCACCGACGCGGCGGTCCAGCACGGCTTCAACTACCCCATGGGTCCCTTCGCCCTCCTTGACACCATCGGCCTGGACGTCTCCCTGGCCATCCAGCGGCGCCTGTACGACCGTTTCAAGACCCCGGAGCACAAGCCGTCGAACGCCCTCGCCGAACTCCTGGCCGCGGGCTTTTTGGGCCGCAAGAACGGCAGGGGGCTGCGCACCGCGGCAACGTCCCGCTGA
- a CDS encoding aromatase/cyclase: protein MATERVHRTSHDVEIAAPAAVVYGLVSDAVQWPLFFPPNVHVQRLESDGTDERLRMWATANDTVKSWTSRRRLDPAGRRIDFRQEVPASPLTAMGGSWIVEERGGSSRLVLLHDFTVDQDRPEDVEWVERATDTNSRAELGRVRDLAERWTRLDALVLSFEDSVRVKGPGRPVYDFLHRVADWPRLVPHVDRLDLAEDIPGVQVMAMDTRTADGSVHTTKSVRVCFPDTLRIVYKQTATPALMDAHTGAWSVVPDESGVIVTSRHSVVLREEAIRPVLGEDASVEQARRYVREALGRNSTATLNLAKQYAESALAPR from the coding sequence ATGGCAACCGAGCGTGTGCACCGCACGTCGCACGACGTGGAGATCGCCGCGCCCGCGGCGGTCGTGTACGGGCTGGTCTCGGACGCGGTGCAGTGGCCGCTGTTCTTCCCCCCGAACGTGCACGTGCAGCGGCTGGAGTCCGACGGCACGGACGAGCGGCTGCGGATGTGGGCGACCGCCAACGACACGGTCAAGTCGTGGACGTCGCGCCGGCGGCTGGACCCGGCCGGGCGGCGTATCGACTTTCGCCAGGAGGTGCCGGCCTCCCCGCTCACCGCGATGGGCGGCAGCTGGATCGTCGAGGAGCGGGGCGGCTCGTCCCGGCTGGTCCTGCTGCACGACTTCACGGTGGACCAGGACCGTCCCGAGGACGTCGAGTGGGTCGAGCGGGCCACGGACACCAACAGCCGTGCGGAGCTGGGCCGGGTCAGGGACCTCGCCGAGCGCTGGACCCGGCTCGACGCGCTGGTGCTCTCCTTCGAGGACAGTGTGCGGGTCAAGGGCCCGGGCCGGCCGGTCTACGACTTCCTCCACCGGGTCGCGGACTGGCCCCGGCTCGTCCCGCACGTCGACCGTCTGGACCTGGCCGAGGACATTCCCGGGGTGCAGGTCATGGCGATGGACACGCGCACCGCCGACGGTTCGGTGCACACCACGAAGTCCGTCCGCGTCTGCTTTCCCGACACGTTGCGCATCGTCTACAAGCAGACGGCGACCCCGGCCCTGATGGACGCCCACACCGGTGCGTGGTCCGTCGTGCCCGACGAGAGCGGTGTGATTGTCACCTCCCGGCACAGCGTGGTGCTGCGCGAGGAGGCGATCAGGCCGGTCCTGGGCGAGGACGCCTCCGTCGAACAGGCCCGCCGCTACGTCCGTGAGGCTCTGGGCCGCAACTCCACCGCCACCCTCAACCTCGCCAAGCAGTACGCGGAATCGGCACTCGCACCCCGCTGA
- the ccrA gene encoding crotonyl-CoA carboxylase/reductase, with product MHEIVSAVLSEDASPQDFAGLRLPESYLGAVLREEDVSMFEGMASADKDPRKSLQVRDVPVPQPAAGEALVAVMASSVNYNTVWSAIFEPLPTFSFLKRYGRLSPASARHDLPYHVIGSDLAGVVLRTGPGVSRWQPGDRVVAHCLSVELESADGHGDTMLDPEQRIWGFETNFGGLAQVALVKSNQLMPKAEHLSWEEAAAPGLVNSTAYRQLVSRNGAGMKQGDNVLIWGASGGLGSYATQLALAGGANPVCVVSSDRKAEICRTMGAEAIIDRSAEDYRFWKDGHTQDPKEWKRFGKRIRELTGGEDVDIVFEHPGRETFGASVYVTRKGGTIVTCASTSGHHHEYDNRYLWMSLKRIVGSHFANYREAWEANRLVAKGRIHPTLSKVYSLQDTGQAAYDVHRNLHQGKVGVLCLAPEEGLGVRDQELRARHADAINRFREGQAH from the coding sequence ATGCATGAGATCGTCAGCGCTGTTCTCTCCGAGGACGCCTCGCCGCAGGACTTCGCGGGGCTGCGGCTTCCGGAGTCCTACCTCGGTGCGGTGCTGCGCGAGGAAGACGTCTCGATGTTCGAGGGCATGGCCTCGGCGGACAAGGACCCGCGCAAGTCGCTGCAGGTGCGGGACGTGCCGGTGCCGCAGCCCGCGGCGGGTGAGGCGCTGGTGGCGGTGATGGCCTCGTCGGTGAACTACAACACCGTCTGGTCGGCCATCTTCGAACCGCTGCCCACGTTCTCGTTCCTGAAGCGGTACGGCCGCCTGTCACCGGCATCGGCCCGCCACGACCTGCCGTACCACGTGATCGGTTCGGACCTGGCCGGGGTGGTGCTGCGCACCGGACCCGGCGTGAGCCGGTGGCAGCCCGGCGACCGGGTGGTGGCCCACTGTCTGTCGGTGGAGCTGGAGTCGGCCGACGGGCACGGGGACACGATGCTCGACCCCGAGCAGCGCATCTGGGGCTTCGAGACCAACTTCGGCGGCCTGGCCCAGGTCGCGCTCGTCAAGTCCAACCAGCTGATGCCCAAGGCGGAGCACCTGAGCTGGGAGGAGGCAGCGGCGCCGGGGCTGGTGAACTCCACCGCCTACCGGCAGCTGGTCTCGCGCAACGGCGCCGGGATGAAGCAGGGCGACAACGTCCTGATCTGGGGCGCCAGCGGCGGACTGGGCAGTTACGCCACCCAGCTGGCCCTGGCCGGCGGCGCCAACCCCGTCTGCGTGGTCTCCAGTGACCGCAAGGCGGAGATCTGCCGGACGATGGGCGCCGAGGCGATCATCGACCGCAGCGCCGAGGACTACAGGTTCTGGAAGGACGGGCACACCCAGGACCCCAAGGAGTGGAAGCGCTTCGGCAAGCGCATCCGCGAGCTCACCGGCGGCGAGGACGTGGACATCGTCTTCGAGCACCCGGGCCGTGAGACCTTCGGCGCCTCGGTGTACGTCACCCGCAAGGGCGGCACCATCGTCACCTGCGCCTCCACCTCCGGCCACCACCACGAGTACGACAACCGCTACCTGTGGATGTCGCTGAAGCGGATCGTCGGCTCGCACTTCGCGAACTACCGCGAGGCCTGGGAGGCCAACCGGCTCGTCGCCAAGGGCAGGATCCACCCCACCCTGTCGAAGGTCTACTCCCTGCAGGACACCGGGCAGGCCGCCTACGACGTGCACCGCAACCTCCACCAGGGCAAGGTCGGCGTCCTGTGCCTGGCCCCCGAGGAAGGCCTCGGCGTGCGCGACCAGGAGCTGCGCGCCCGGCACGCCGACGCCATCAACCGCTTCCGTGAAGGGCAGGCGCACTGA
- a CDS encoding thioesterase II family protein, translated as MTGTPGDSPWFRNFRPAPDAPARLVCLPHAGGSASFFFPVAQALSPRLEVLAVQYPGRQDRLREPALPGIEVLAERIVEELGPWTDRPYALFGHSMGSIVAFEAARRLQDAGRGPVELFVSGRRAPALDRDGDRQPRTDSEVLAEIRSLNGTGAGLLDDEETLRMILPALRADYAAVRNYRYHHGPALECPITAFTGDRDPKAEVAEVRAWHQHTRSAFELNVLPGGHFFLVDRAAEVLARIEDRLAEVTAPHRAA; from the coding sequence ATGACGGGAACCCCCGGCGACAGCCCCTGGTTCAGGAACTTTCGCCCCGCCCCCGACGCGCCCGCACGCCTGGTCTGCCTGCCGCACGCCGGCGGATCGGCCAGCTTCTTCTTCCCCGTGGCCCAGGCGCTGTCCCCGCGGCTGGAGGTGCTGGCCGTGCAGTACCCGGGCCGCCAGGACCGTCTCAGGGAACCGGCCCTGCCCGGCATCGAGGTGCTCGCCGAGCGGATCGTCGAGGAACTCGGGCCGTGGACCGACCGGCCCTACGCCCTGTTCGGGCACAGCATGGGCTCGATCGTCGCCTTCGAGGCCGCGCGCCGTCTGCAGGACGCGGGCCGCGGTCCCGTCGAGCTCTTCGTCTCCGGGCGCCGCGCCCCAGCGCTGGACCGCGACGGGGACCGGCAGCCGCGCACCGACAGCGAAGTCCTCGCGGAGATACGGTCGTTGAACGGCACCGGTGCCGGGCTCCTCGACGACGAGGAGACGCTGCGCATGATCCTGCCCGCACTGCGCGCCGATTACGCGGCGGTGCGCAACTACCGCTACCACCACGGTCCCGCGCTGGAGTGCCCCATCACCGCCTTCACCGGCGACCGCGACCCGAAGGCCGAGGTCGCCGAGGTGCGGGCCTGGCACCAGCACACCCGCTCCGCGTTCGAGCTGAACGTGCTGCCGGGCGGCCACTTCTTCCTCGTCGACCGGGCCGCCGAGGTGCTGGCCAGGATCGAGGACCGCCTGGCCGAGGTCACCGCCCCGCACCGGGCGGCCTGA